In Scatophagus argus isolate fScaArg1 chromosome 14, fScaArg1.pri, whole genome shotgun sequence, the following proteins share a genomic window:
- the LOC124070268 gene encoding cytochrome c oxidase subunit 7B, mitochondrial: protein MYRFAKTAINITGKAARQVRHGSTAPEDFHAKYGTGVLVSGAAFCTAVWAYVLTQTGITWNLSPVGRVMPKPWREADE from the exons ATGTACCGGTTTGCTAAAACTGCGATCAACATCACCG gTAAGGCCGCAAGGCAGGTGAGGCATGGATCCACCGCTCCAGAGGACTTCCACGCCAAGTACGGCACCGGTGTGTTGGTTAGTGGAGCCGCCTTCTGCACGGCTGTGTGGGCGTAT GTGCTGACTCAGACTGGCATCACCTGGAATCTGTCACCTGTTGGAAGGGTCATGCCCAAACCATGGAGAGAGGCTGACGAGTGA